A region from the Thermanaeromonas toyohensis ToBE genome encodes:
- a CDS encoding DUF1634 domain-containing protein, with translation MALFSYQSKSQEKISTLEIEDFISLSLRIGVIISSGIIGLGLLLLLVSGYTGYPDGNFPKTLHQVWTGLLHLKPLAIIAAGLLVLLATPIFRVAASMVTFFIQKDYQYTFIAGYVLFMLLLSLFLGKAE, from the coding sequence GTGGCTCTGTTTTCCTATCAGTCCAAGAGTCAAGAAAAAATTTCTACCCTCGAGATAGAAGATTTCATAAGCCTTTCTTTACGGATAGGCGTTATTATTAGTAGCGGAATTATAGGTTTAGGTTTACTATTACTTTTGGTATCCGGTTATACCGGTTACCCAGACGGTAACTTCCCTAAAACTCTTCATCAGGTATGGACCGGATTGCTCCACCTTAAGCCCTTGGCCATTATCGCGGCGGGTCTACTGGTGTTACTCGCTACCCCCATTTTTCGGGTGGCTGCTTCCATGGTGACCTTTTTTATCCAAAAGGATTACCAGTACACCTTTATTGCTGGTTATGTTTTATTTATGTTGCTCCTAAGCCTCTTTTTGGGGAAGGCTGAATGA
- a CDS encoding methyl-accepting chemotaxis protein, which produces MKILVGGFFYLLVLTLVPAVGGAYFTARLGISWQQFLPAAVVAVSLGFILSLCTLYILWRMWIRPLNSLERFLQILGEGNPIQAERFVSTLRFSLALQGPVKGVLDNIFRIIGHMQRSSDELNYFVNNLLKGVTSVQSSFREITLAMQEIAGGADEQAGAAQRVAENMGVLTNLAEEIADRSRLGTQMAAEVQEKEREGRSLLEQLLKEIEEAAFSNERAAQHMRQLEEKMSQINEFVRIVTAIAEQTNLLSLNAAIEAARAGEQGRGFAVVADEVRKLAEQSAAAAQNITRLASEIQAEARETASQVERNVHLVKGNIERGRNAKTAFETIGQAIAKAVQAMEEINLRAEQQAERVRVVNEDAGRVAAVAQQTAASIEEVSAAASEQQTNMAKVEKSGQELADMAQNFFNMAAEYTKGGWDEATCQELARRGFEVLEGLASKPEVQSMELATLQPLLDQAFEDHSIIQTLFAVLPDGTALYSRPSTKITNWAFRPWFQVAMQGQKFATEPYITQATNRLAITISVPVKNEQGELVGVLAANLVPSDLVPRA; this is translated from the coding sequence GTGAAGATTTTAGTGGGTGGCTTTTTTTACCTTCTCGTTTTAACTTTAGTACCTGCGGTTGGTGGGGCTTACTTTACAGCACGGCTTGGTATTTCTTGGCAACAATTTCTTCCTGCAGCTGTAGTGGCTGTTTCTTTAGGATTTATCTTAAGCTTGTGTACCTTATACATCTTATGGCGCATGTGGATCAGGCCTTTAAATAGCCTAGAGCGTTTTCTCCAAATTTTAGGGGAAGGAAATCCGATCCAGGCCGAGCGCTTTGTTAGTACTCTACGTTTTAGTTTGGCTTTACAGGGGCCTGTTAAAGGTGTGTTGGATAATATTTTCCGTATCATTGGACATATGCAGCGCAGCTCAGATGAGCTAAACTACTTTGTCAATAATCTCTTAAAAGGTGTAACTTCTGTCCAGAGCAGTTTTCGGGAAATCACTTTAGCGATGCAGGAAATAGCTGGTGGCGCCGATGAGCAAGCTGGAGCGGCCCAGCGGGTGGCGGAGAATATGGGAGTCCTTACTAACTTGGCCGAAGAGATCGCTGACCGCTCCCGGTTAGGTACGCAGATGGCAGCCGAGGTGCAGGAAAAGGAGAGGGAGGGGAGATCTCTGTTAGAGCAGCTCCTTAAGGAGATTGAGGAGGCGGCTTTTTCCAACGAGCGGGCTGCCCAGCACATGCGCCAGTTAGAAGAGAAGATGTCCCAAATAAATGAATTCGTGCGCATAGTAACTGCTATAGCTGAACAGACCAATCTTCTTTCCCTCAACGCGGCCATTGAGGCTGCCCGGGCTGGTGAGCAGGGCCGCGGCTTTGCTGTGGTGGCCGATGAGGTACGTAAACTTGCTGAACAGTCGGCGGCAGCAGCCCAGAATATTACCCGCCTGGCCAGCGAGATACAGGCCGAAGCCAGGGAGACAGCTTCCCAGGTAGAAAGAAATGTGCATCTAGTAAAGGGCAATATTGAAAGGGGGCGAAATGCCAAGACAGCTTTTGAGACCATAGGACAAGCCATAGCTAAAGCTGTGCAAGCCATGGAGGAGATCAATCTCCGGGCGGAGCAGCAGGCAGAACGGGTGCGGGTAGTGAACGAAGATGCTGGACGGGTAGCTGCTGTAGCTCAACAAACAGCAGCTAGTATTGAGGAGGTGTCGGCCGCGGCGAGCGAACAGCAAACTAATATGGCGAAAGTGGAGAAAAGTGGGCAAGAGCTCGCTGATATGGCTCAAAATTTCTTTAATATGGCGGCGGAATATACGAAGGGCGGCTGGGATGAAGCCACCTGCCAGGAACTTGCGCGCCGGGGCTTTGAGGTTTTAGAAGGGCTGGCGAGCAAACCGGAAGTCCAAAGTATGGAGCTTGCTACTTTACAGCCACTCTTGGACCAAGCCTTTGAGGACCATTCTATAATACAGACTCTTTTTGCTGTGCTGCCTGACGGGACAGCCCTTTATAGTCGACCTTCCACCAAGATCACTAATTGGGCGTTCCGGCCCTGGTTTCAGGTGGCTATGCAAGGGCAAAAGTTTGCTACCGAACCATACATAACCCAGGCTACTAATCGTTTGGCTATTACCATATCAGTTCCTGTAAAGAATGAACAAGGGGAGTTGGTAGGGGTTTTAGCCGCTAATTTGGTTCCTAGCGATTTGGTTCCTAGGGCTTAA
- the hisIE gene encoding bifunctional phosphoribosyl-AMP cyclohydrolase/phosphoribosyl-ATP diphosphatase HisIE, whose amino-acid sequence MDYGIPEELKFNRDGLIPAIVQDVTTGQVLMLAYMNKEALSLSLSTGQTWFFSRSRGELWHKGATSGHYQHIVNIFYDCDGDALLVQVRQEGVACHEGEFSCFHHPLRLKTDSEQDEPEQDKPKEDLGRVLAEVFEVIKARKKDLPENSYTARLFKEGQDKILKKIGEEATEVVLASKGGRAEEILYELADLYYHTLVLLAYHGLEPQDLAQELARRRR is encoded by the coding sequence ATGGATTATGGTATACCGGAAGAATTAAAATTTAACAGGGATGGCTTAATCCCTGCCATAGTCCAGGATGTAACTACAGGCCAAGTGCTCATGCTAGCCTATATGAATAAAGAAGCCTTAAGCTTATCCCTTTCTACCGGGCAGACCTGGTTTTTCAGCCGCAGCCGTGGAGAACTGTGGCACAAAGGGGCTACCTCTGGCCATTACCAGCACATAGTTAATATATTCTACGACTGCGATGGGGATGCCCTTTTAGTGCAGGTCCGACAAGAAGGGGTGGCTTGTCACGAAGGAGAGTTCTCCTGTTTCCACCATCCCTTGCGCCTTAAAACGGACTCGGAACAAGATGAACCTGAGCAAGATAAACCTAAGGAAGATTTAGGTAGAGTATTAGCCGAGGTTTTCGAGGTTATTAAAGCACGAAAGAAGGATCTTCCTGAAAATTCCTATACTGCACGTCTATTTAAAGAGGGGCAAGATAAGATTTTAAAGAAAATAGGGGAAGAGGCTACGGAGGTGGTTTTAGCTTCTAAAGGTGGCCGGGCTGAGGAGATACTTTATGAATTAGCGGATCTCTATTACCATACTTTGGTCCTTTTAGCTTACCATGGGTTAGAGCCCCAAGACCTGGCCCAGGAGTTGGCCAGGCGTAGACGCTAG
- the hisF gene encoding imidazole glycerol phosphate synthase subunit HisF has protein sequence MLTKRIIPCLDVHNGRVVKGVNFLNLRDAGDPVELAAAYDRAGADELVFLDISASAEGRKTMVEVARRVAEQVFIPFTVGGGLRSLEDIRRMLSAGADKISLNTAAVENPRLVEEASRRFGSQCIVVAIDARRCGPGRWEVVTHGGRRPTGKDAVAWAREVASLGAGEILLTSMDCDGTQEGYDLELTAAVSTSVSIPVIASGGVGSLKHLLEGLTIGQADAVLAASIFHFGTYTIAEVKKYLADHGVPVRLV, from the coding sequence GTGTTGACCAAACGTATCATCCCTTGCTTGGATGTGCATAATGGCCGAGTTGTAAAAGGAGTTAACTTCCTAAATTTAAGGGATGCCGGCGATCCTGTGGAACTGGCGGCGGCGTATGACCGGGCGGGGGCGGATGAATTAGTATTTTTAGATATCAGCGCTTCAGCAGAGGGGCGCAAGACCATGGTGGAGGTCGCTCGGCGGGTGGCTGAACAGGTTTTTATACCCTTTACTGTGGGTGGGGGTTTAAGGAGTTTAGAAGATATCCGCCGGATGCTTTCAGCCGGGGCAGATAAGATTTCCCTCAATACAGCGGCTGTGGAAAATCCCCGTCTAGTAGAAGAGGCCTCCCGTCGGTTCGGTAGCCAATGTATTGTGGTAGCCATTGATGCCCGGCGTTGTGGGCCGGGACGGTGGGAAGTAGTGACTCATGGCGGTCGCCGGCCTACGGGGAAAGACGCAGTAGCCTGGGCCCGCGAGGTAGCTTCCTTGGGAGCGGGGGAGATTTTATTGACTAGCATGGATTGCGATGGGACCCAGGAGGGTTATGATCTAGAACTAACTGCTGCGGTCAGTACCAGCGTTTCTATACCAGTTATTGCCTCCGGAGGAGTGGGAAGTCTTAAGCATCTGTTAGAGGGCCTGACCATAGGCCAGGCCGATGCTGTACTAGCAGCTTCCATCTTCCACTTTGGGACTTATACCATTGCGGAAGTTAAAAAATACCTGGCGGACCACGGTGTCCCTGTTAGGCTGGTTTAA
- the hisA gene encoding 1-(5-phosphoribosyl)-5-[(5-phosphoribosylamino)methylideneamino]imidazole-4-carboxamide isomerase translates to MIVFPAIDLRDGRCVRLYQGQPEAETVYSEDPVEMARLWVKEGASWLHVVDLDGAFEGRRKNLPLIQEIIVAAGIPVQVGGGVRSLDDIEALLMAGATRVILGTVAVTQPELVREACRRYGEAIVVGVDCWDGWVATKGWTEISSRRGVEVARELAGLGVKRLIYTDISRDGTLKGPNLEAIREVALASGLPVIASGGVATLEDITSLRELKPYGVEGVIIGRALYQGRFSLAEAIKAAGESASARK, encoded by the coding sequence GTGATAGTTTTTCCAGCCATTGACCTGCGGGATGGCCGCTGTGTCCGGTTATATCAAGGCCAGCCCGAGGCAGAGACGGTCTATTCTGAAGACCCGGTAGAGATGGCGAGACTATGGGTAAAGGAGGGCGCAAGCTGGTTACATGTGGTAGATCTGGATGGCGCCTTCGAGGGACGGCGCAAAAATTTGCCCTTAATTCAGGAGATCATAGTGGCTGCGGGGATCCCTGTCCAAGTGGGAGGTGGAGTGAGAAGCTTGGATGATATCGAAGCCTTGCTTATGGCGGGGGCAACCCGGGTCATCCTCGGTACAGTAGCGGTGACGCAGCCGGAATTGGTAAGGGAAGCTTGTAGGAGGTACGGAGAAGCTATAGTAGTGGGTGTAGACTGCTGGGACGGATGGGTAGCTACTAAAGGATGGACAGAGATTTCCAGCCGCAGAGGGGTAGAGGTGGCGCGGGAACTAGCTGGTCTGGGAGTAAAAAGGTTAATATATACTGACATCAGCCGGGACGGCACCTTAAAAGGGCCTAACTTAGAAGCCATCCGCGAAGTAGCTCTAGCCTCTGGGTTACCCGTTATTGCTTCGGGAGGAGTAGCTACTTTAGAAGATATAACTTCCTTGCGGGAGCTTAAACCTTATGGAGTAGAAGGGGTTATTATAGGGCGGGCCTTGTATCAGGGCCGGTTTAGTCTGGCGGAAGCTATAAAGGCGGCGGGTGAATCTGCAAGCGCAAGAAAGTAA
- the hisH gene encoding imidazole glycerol phosphate synthase subunit HisH: MKPIAIIDYGMGNLLSVQKALDALGFPAIITNKTEEVIKAPGVILPGVGAFKDAMAALKATGLQEAIKEVCQSGKPFLGICLGLQLLFEVSEEGGWVPGLGLLPGEVRRLPAGIKVPHMGWNQVKYPRPSILFKGIPEGSFFYFVHSYHVEPRNLEVIVAETEYGGQIVAAIEQGNLFGVQFHPEKSSTLGLKLLANFGRLVYGDSFSSH, translated from the coding sequence GTGAAACCTATAGCGATTATAGATTATGGGATGGGTAATCTTTTAAGTGTACAAAAAGCCTTGGATGCTTTAGGGTTTCCAGCTATCATCACTAATAAGACAGAAGAAGTAATAAAAGCTCCTGGGGTTATCTTACCTGGGGTGGGGGCCTTTAAGGATGCTATGGCTGCTTTAAAGGCTACTGGGTTGCAAGAAGCCATAAAGGAGGTTTGCCAATCTGGTAAGCCTTTTTTGGGTATTTGTTTGGGTTTGCAGCTATTATTTGAGGTCAGTGAAGAAGGAGGTTGGGTCCCCGGGTTGGGCCTTCTACCTGGAGAGGTAAGACGCCTTCCGGCAGGGATTAAGGTACCCCATATGGGCTGGAACCAGGTGAAGTATCCACGGCCGAGTATTTTGTTCAAGGGGATACCAGAAGGGTCTTTTTTTTATTTTGTTCACTCCTACCATGTAGAGCCTCGCAACCTGGAGGTAATAGTAGCAGAAACAGAATACGGCGGACAGATAGTGGCAGCCATTGAACAGGGCAACCTCTTCGGAGTCCAATTTCATCCAGAAAAAAGTAGCACTTTAGGGCTTAAGCTCCTGGCCAACTTCGGGAGGCTGGTGTACGGTGATAGTTTTTCCAGCCATTGA
- the hisB gene encoding imidazoleglycerol-phosphate dehydratase HisB, with amino-acid sequence MEQPRQDGRRAVVTRKTAETEIKVELNLEGQGSFKGKSGIPFLDHLLAQFAKHGLFDLGLKVHGDLEVDSHHTVEDIGICLGQALVQALGTKEGINRYGSTLLPMDEALILVAVDLSGRPYLAYEVDIMVERLGDLEAELLEEFLRALVNHGGITLHVKKLAGRNAHHVAEALFKALGRALRQAASRDPGVVGIPSTKGVL; translated from the coding sequence ATGGAGCAACCCAGACAAGATGGCCGCCGAGCTGTGGTTACTCGGAAGACAGCAGAAACAGAGATAAAAGTGGAGCTTAACCTAGAGGGTCAGGGAAGCTTTAAAGGTAAGAGCGGCATCCCCTTTTTAGATCACCTCCTAGCCCAGTTCGCTAAGCATGGGTTGTTTGATCTGGGTCTTAAGGTCCATGGAGACCTGGAGGTAGATAGCCACCATACTGTGGAAGATATAGGTATTTGCTTAGGTCAAGCTCTAGTCCAGGCGCTAGGTACTAAGGAGGGCATAAACCGTTATGGTAGTACCCTTTTACCCATGGATGAAGCCTTGATCCTAGTGGCGGTGGACTTAAGCGGGCGGCCTTATCTCGCCTATGAAGTGGATATAATGGTGGAACGCCTGGGTGATCTAGAGGCGGAATTGTTGGAGGAATTCCTGCGGGCTTTGGTGAATCATGGCGGGATCACTCTTCATGTAAAGAAGTTGGCTGGCCGTAATGCTCATCATGTGGCGGAGGCTTTGTTTAAGGCTTTAGGGCGCGCCCTCCGTCAGGCAGCCAGCCGGGATCCGGGTGTAGTGGGGATACCCTCTACCAAAGGTGTGTTGTAA
- the hisD gene encoding histidinol dehydrogenase → MLRLIEGWDPVWFKAWAGRLKAQEEAAARVRAIVEDVRREGQAAVVRYTQELDGVFLPPESFRVTEEELVAAWESINSQMLLALRRAKENIMDYHRRQLPNSWFMTDKLGNVLGQICRPLQRVGIYIPGGTAAYPSSVLMTALPAKVAGVEEIVLVTPPRPDGSVHPLVLVAALEAGVTEIYKMGGAQAIAALAYGTEYIRPVDKIVGPGNLYVTLAKKEVYGQVDIDMLAGPSEIVVVADKCARPDWVAADLLSQAEHDPLAGAALITPERSLAEAVIQELNKQLKLLPRASIASRALENYGAAIVVKDMYQALERANTLAPEHLELYVTDPWRWLGMVYNAGAIFLGPYSPEPVGDYLAGPSHVLPTGGTGRFYSGLSIDTFIKKSSVIAYHPQGLLDIAREVEELARAEGLEAHARAIALRTRN, encoded by the coding sequence GTGCTAAGGCTTATAGAAGGTTGGGACCCGGTTTGGTTTAAAGCCTGGGCTGGACGTTTGAAGGCCCAGGAAGAGGCAGCGGCCCGCGTGCGGGCTATTGTTGAGGATGTTCGCCGGGAGGGCCAGGCGGCTGTAGTACGTTATACCCAGGAGCTAGATGGGGTTTTCTTGCCGCCGGAAAGTTTTCGGGTAACGGAAGAAGAATTAGTAGCGGCGTGGGAATCTATAAACTCCCAGATGCTTTTAGCCCTACGGCGGGCTAAGGAAAATATCATGGACTATCACCGGCGCCAGTTACCCAACTCATGGTTTATGACCGATAAATTGGGTAATGTCCTGGGCCAGATCTGCCGGCCCTTGCAAAGGGTGGGTATTTACATACCTGGTGGCACGGCTGCTTATCCTTCTTCTGTCCTGATGACAGCGCTTCCCGCCAAAGTGGCTGGTGTAGAAGAGATTGTTTTGGTTACACCCCCGCGACCTGATGGTAGCGTCCATCCCCTAGTGCTGGTGGCGGCCCTGGAAGCTGGGGTAACAGAGATTTATAAAATGGGCGGAGCCCAGGCTATTGCGGCTTTGGCTTACGGTACTGAGTATATACGCCCGGTAGATAAAATTGTAGGGCCGGGGAACCTATACGTGACCCTGGCTAAAAAAGAAGTATATGGACAGGTGGATATTGACATGCTGGCCGGCCCCAGCGAGATTGTGGTGGTGGCTGATAAATGCGCCCGACCAGATTGGGTAGCGGCTGACCTCCTTTCCCAGGCCGAGCATGATCCCTTGGCTGGGGCAGCCTTGATCACTCCTGAAAGGAGCCTTGCCGAGGCGGTAATACAGGAACTTAACAAGCAGCTTAAGCTTTTGCCGCGGGCGTCCATAGCTAGTCGGGCTTTAGAAAATTACGGGGCTGCTATAGTAGTGAAGGATATGTACCAGGCCTTGGAGAGAGCCAATACCTTAGCTCCTGAGCATCTGGAGCTTTATGTAACTGACCCTTGGCGGTGGCTAGGGATGGTGTATAATGCCGGGGCCATCTTCTTGGGACCTTATTCCCCTGAGCCGGTGGGGGATTACCTGGCCGGCCCCAGTCACGTTTTACCCACAGGAGGGACAGGACGGTTTTATTCTGGGTTAAGTATAGATACCTTTATTAAGAAAAGCAGCGTTATCGCCTACCATCCTCAAGGACTACTGGATATAGCACGGGAAGTAGAAGAGCTGGCCCGGGCTGAAGGGCTAGAAGCCCATGCGCGGGCTATTGCACTGCGTACGAGAAATTAG
- the hisG gene encoding ATP phosphoribosyltransferase gives MGEGKQVDAIFTTIALPKGKLGKDALKLLATAGLPVEGVDTETRQLVFPFPDASLRYIICRPTDVPTYVEYGAADLGIVGKDTLVESGADVFELVDLGFGYCRFVLAAPRIKWEEAGQSLETLLSISRRVATKFPRVAANFFAELGQQVEIIKLHGNIELAPQVGLADLIVDIVSTGRTLKENDLVEVASIFPATARLIANRVSYRIRYRELYSLVEKLRQASQSLN, from the coding sequence ATGGGAGAGGGGAAACAAGTGGATGCCATCTTTACTACCATAGCTTTACCTAAAGGTAAACTGGGGAAAGATGCCTTAAAACTTTTAGCTACCGCTGGGTTACCGGTGGAAGGGGTCGATACCGAAACCCGGCAACTGGTTTTTCCTTTCCCTGATGCTTCCCTGCGTTACATCATTTGCCGGCCTACAGATGTACCCACTTATGTAGAGTACGGGGCTGCGGATTTAGGTATTGTGGGTAAAGATACGTTGGTGGAAAGCGGAGCCGATGTGTTCGAGCTTGTGGATCTAGGGTTCGGTTACTGCCGTTTTGTGCTGGCTGCACCTCGTATTAAGTGGGAGGAAGCGGGCCAGTCCCTGGAGACGTTGCTAAGCATTTCGCGGAGGGTAGCTACTAAGTTTCCCCGGGTGGCAGCTAATTTCTTCGCCGAATTAGGACAGCAGGTGGAAATTATTAAACTCCATGGAAATATAGAGTTGGCTCCTCAGGTGGGTTTAGCTGACCTCATAGTGGATATTGTATCCACTGGCCGTACGTTAAAGGAAAACGACTTGGTGGAAGTAGCTTCCATTTTTCCGGCCACCGCCCGGCTTATAGCTAATCGAGTAAGTTATCGGATACGCTATAGGGAACTTTATTCCCTGGTAGAAAAGTTACGGCAGGCTAGTCAAAGCCTAAATTGA
- the hisZ gene encoding ATP phosphoribosyltransferase regulatory subunit, which yields MNYNRHLQLPEGVEDFLPDLAAAKRSLENKLLALFAGWGYQEVVTPTFEFAETFQAGQVAAREDLLFRFIDRQGRVLALRPEMTAPIARLVATRLKKEKLPLRLCYVAAVFRYEDPARGRRREFHQAGVELIGGSGVGADAEVVALAVESLLESGLKDFQVGLGQVAVTKGVLADLGLEEEALAAVKESLVGKDWVGLSRLCDQYGLRGAARQRLELLFTLHGGRQDLREAIPILGVESAREPLDQLEEVLGVLERYGLGRYLFIDLGILRDFDYYTGLVFEGYVPGLGFPVLGGGRYDGLLAEFGYPCPATGFALGLERVLAARGGEIFLEERQPAYLVAGEDLAATLIKARELRRTGARVELACSINSLEEAKREATERGLILAWAEN from the coding sequence TTGAACTATAACCGGCACTTACAGCTGCCCGAGGGGGTAGAGGATTTTTTGCCTGATCTTGCGGCAGCCAAACGCAGTTTGGAAAATAAGTTGCTGGCCCTTTTTGCGGGTTGGGGTTACCAGGAAGTGGTAACCCCAACCTTTGAATTTGCCGAAACCTTTCAGGCTGGGCAAGTAGCGGCAAGGGAGGACCTTCTTTTTAGGTTTATTGATCGGCAGGGCCGCGTTTTAGCTCTGCGGCCGGAGATGACAGCTCCCATAGCTCGCCTGGTCGCTACCCGCTTGAAAAAAGAAAAATTACCTTTACGCCTTTGTTATGTGGCAGCTGTTTTTCGCTACGAAGATCCAGCGCGTGGTCGACGCCGGGAATTCCATCAGGCGGGAGTAGAACTGATAGGTGGAAGCGGTGTGGGTGCTGATGCAGAGGTAGTGGCCCTGGCGGTAGAGTCTTTGCTAGAGAGCGGGCTAAAGGATTTCCAGGTGGGGTTGGGCCAGGTAGCCGTTACAAAAGGAGTATTGGCTGATCTAGGGTTAGAAGAAGAGGCTCTAGCAGCGGTAAAGGAGTCCTTAGTAGGGAAGGATTGGGTAGGCCTAAGCCGGCTTTGCGACCAGTATGGCTTGCGGGGGGCTGCCCGTCAGCGCCTGGAGTTGCTTTTTACTTTACATGGAGGCCGCCAAGACTTAAGGGAGGCTATACCGATCTTAGGGGTGGAATCCGCCAGGGAACCCTTAGACCAGTTGGAGGAAGTTTTGGGAGTCCTTGAACGCTATGGATTGGGGCGTTATCTCTTTATAGACTTAGGTATCTTACGTGATTTCGATTATTACACTGGATTAGTTTTTGAAGGATATGTACCGGGATTGGGATTTCCCGTCCTAGGAGGCGGACGATATGATGGTCTTTTAGCGGAGTTCGGTTATCCCTGCCCAGCTACCGGGTTTGCCTTGGGGCTTGAGCGTGTGCTAGCAGCTAGAGGAGGGGAGATCTTCCTAGAAGAAAGGCAACCAGCTTATTTAGTGGCGGGGGAGGATCTGGCCGCTACCCTTATAAAAGCTAGGGAACTGCGCCGAACAGGGGCTAGGGTGGAACTGGCTTGTAGCATAAATAGTTTAGAAGAGGCAAAAAGAGAAGCCACAGAACGGGGTCTTATCTTAGCATGGGCTGAAAACTAG
- a CDS encoding Ger(x)C family spore germination protein — translation MFLKRPRVYLIFLLLSVLFLSGCWSRREIEELALVMAVAADTEGDRDIRLSVFIVNPREIGGGQPSGAGAGGGTNKVPGEIVSTTGSDFTEAARRIEEQVPRRLFWAHNRVIIVGDKLARRGLNWLDWFSRDRQMRLTTPVILAPGEARQVLDLPPGVELIPGEIISGILNNHVTLKVELKELLSMWQAKGDNPVLPRVTLVSAQEHSGSKTQGAGGRNPEGQGGAGGGEGRTQQKAGPAAIRFDGAGVFRKEKLIGYLNHLETLGTMWLRGEVKEGVLTFNCPEHPGGQVSVRFHRSQTKVIPQVEGDKITFLVKIKSEGDLIEQTCQESLVAVEKIEELEKALYHELDKRVQAALKKAQRELKTDIFGFGEVLHRENPRFWRKVEDNWNEVFTGVEVKLEAQVSIRRIGMSYNPAGGGGRNTGGKMVSPGGR, via the coding sequence ATGTTCCTTAAACGCCCCCGGGTCTATTTAATATTCTTACTCCTTAGCGTACTGTTTTTGTCAGGGTGCTGGAGCCGCCGGGAGATCGAAGAATTGGCTCTGGTTATGGCCGTAGCTGCCGATACCGAAGGAGATAGGGATATAAGACTTAGTGTATTTATAGTCAACCCGCGAGAGATCGGGGGTGGACAACCTTCTGGGGCTGGTGCAGGAGGCGGTACTAACAAAGTCCCTGGAGAGATCGTGAGCACCACGGGAAGTGATTTTACAGAAGCGGCGCGCCGTATCGAGGAACAGGTGCCCCGCCGCCTTTTCTGGGCTCATAACCGGGTCATTATCGTGGGAGATAAACTGGCCCGACGGGGTCTAAACTGGCTAGATTGGTTTAGTCGTGATCGCCAGATGCGCCTTACTACACCGGTGATCCTGGCACCTGGGGAGGCGCGCCAAGTCCTGGATTTACCCCCCGGGGTGGAGCTTATACCAGGGGAGATCATTTCCGGGATTTTAAATAATCATGTCACCCTAAAAGTAGAACTTAAAGAGCTCCTTTCCATGTGGCAAGCTAAAGGTGATAACCCGGTGCTACCACGGGTAACTTTGGTTTCTGCCCAGGAACATAGCGGAAGTAAGACTCAAGGTGCAGGCGGAAGGAACCCGGAGGGACAGGGAGGGGCTGGTGGGGGTGAGGGCCGCACCCAGCAGAAGGCCGGGCCTGCTGCGATACGCTTTGATGGTGCTGGGGTTTTTAGAAAAGAGAAGCTCATCGGATATCTAAATCACTTGGAAACTTTAGGCACCATGTGGTTACGGGGAGAAGTTAAGGAAGGTGTGCTTACCTTTAATTGTCCTGAACACCCTGGGGGGCAGGTTTCCGTGCGGTTTCATCGTTCCCAAACCAAGGTCATCCCCCAGGTTGAAGGTGATAAGATAACCTTTTTGGTCAAAATTAAGTCGGAAGGCGACCTTATCGAACAGACTTGTCAGGAGTCCTTAGTAGCTGTTGAAAAGATAGAGGAGCTTGAGAAGGCTTTATACCATGAGCTTGATAAGCGAGTCCAGGCGGCCTTGAAGAAAGCCCAAAGGGAGCTAAAAACCGATATTTTCGGGTTCGGTGAAGTTCTCCACCGGGAGAACCCGAGATTTTGGAGGAAGGTTGAGGATAATTGGAACGAGGTTTTTACAGGTGTTGAGGTTAAATTGGAAGCCCAAGTTTCTATCCGCCGGATCGGTATGAGCTATAACCCGGCTGGCGGTGGAGGTAGGAATACAGGTGGTAAAATGGTTTCCCCAGGAGGTAGATAG